One Bradyrhizobium zhanjiangense DNA segment encodes these proteins:
- a CDS encoding tetratricopeptide repeat protein, protein MLAIVLLTGCVNSHKSGLSQQPTSTAELVGAKEVDPAMRERISQALTRDPDEKALRDALRQRPDNVDAAIPLARALLMRESPDEALEVLDNILLAAPGDLRALNAKGVALDHEGRHNEAQTLYRQALAIDPENPMLSNNLKLSLALEGTTQKGNSGPQLQADGRRAPYR, encoded by the coding sequence ATGCTTGCCATTGTGCTGCTCACGGGTTGCGTTAACTCGCACAAGTCGGGTCTTTCACAGCAGCCGACGTCTACGGCAGAGCTGGTTGGGGCCAAGGAGGTCGATCCGGCTATGCGCGAGCGCATCTCTCAGGCCCTCACTCGGGATCCTGACGAGAAGGCTTTGCGCGATGCGCTGAGGCAACGACCGGACAATGTCGATGCGGCGATTCCTCTCGCGCGGGCCCTGCTGATGCGTGAAAGCCCTGATGAGGCGCTTGAGGTGCTCGACAACATCTTGCTTGCAGCACCCGGCGACCTGCGCGCACTGAATGCCAAAGGTGTTGCGCTCGATCACGAGGGCCGCCATAACGAGGCGCAAACGCTATACCGCCAAGCTCTGGCAATTGACCCAGAAAATCCGATGTTGAGCAACAATCTCAAGCTGTCGCTCGCCCTTGAAGGGACGACGCAGAAAGGCAATTCGGGCCCACAACTGCAAGCGGATGGCCGGCGCGCACCGTACCGTTAG
- a CDS encoding HrpF/NolX family T3SS translocon protein yields MSVNNLSVTASSSLSGLASGPSSARDLSNFEAMLASFSLKDNADDHSTPQVPPAADSAKQLTEELTQEVRNILPPEVKAALDACQQAPEPSSAESSSAASAPKIAEAPVQSSRITWNSGTLTDAELQIVSVLNRHKDKCPLDWKSLGDLANDPSTPPDLKAAIEALQQDPELFYAIGSQGDGRCGGKIKAGDLSGFSDHHPQVAAFQEQRAKSYTQNYIPSDGTRNGEPSVMTQTDALRELYRYSDNLPKNLSLADFKRIVDGEAKTGKCPPQVLAAAQYFLDHPDEWKHLYGGSIDKVHKEDFLQVASSSMNLTQAELDTLNTISKNQNAFFGKGDLTREKLASMVDDKSLAPEVRKAASQLLSDPVLFGLMNNAITGYKTHHKFFDFGGGHTVDSGNISNTDFNQFFNNMSGANRTVHQVKTHAVRTPAEQDAVADMTMGVADQPDIKSPKKNGGAFMHALNDVLKVGSKVFDWAATAVGVLGFIPGLGELADLASMVLEAEAQAANLLHTAISGGNIKQALEEAGLSLAAQAVGCIAGPEVKLAMREGLVKQAIQEAATAGINLPVSVAQSYAEDYLNNLKARIETERLQAAGANA; encoded by the coding sequence ATGTCAGTCAACAACCTATCGGTAACCGCCAGCTCGAGTTTGTCCGGGCTGGCCTCCGGGCCCTCATCGGCGCGGGATCTTTCAAACTTCGAGGCGATGCTGGCTAGTTTCTCGTTGAAAGACAATGCCGATGACCATTCCACTCCACAGGTTCCGCCGGCTGCAGACTCAGCCAAGCAGCTGACGGAGGAACTCACGCAGGAGGTGCGGAACATCCTCCCGCCGGAGGTCAAGGCCGCACTGGACGCATGTCAGCAGGCCCCAGAGCCATCCTCCGCGGAGTCCTCCTCCGCTGCGAGCGCCCCGAAGATTGCAGAGGCACCCGTACAAAGCTCCAGGATCACGTGGAACAGCGGCACGCTGACTGATGCCGAGCTGCAGATTGTATCGGTGCTGAACCGACACAAAGACAAATGCCCGCTTGATTGGAAATCTCTTGGAGATTTGGCCAACGACCCCTCCACACCGCCGGATCTAAAGGCGGCGATCGAGGCTCTGCAACAGGACCCAGAGCTCTTCTATGCGATAGGCTCGCAAGGTGACGGCCGCTGCGGCGGGAAGATCAAAGCAGGTGATCTCTCCGGCTTCTCCGATCACCACCCTCAGGTTGCTGCTTTCCAGGAGCAGCGGGCAAAGAGCTATACGCAAAACTACATTCCTTCCGACGGCACCCGGAATGGCGAGCCATCGGTTATGACCCAGACCGATGCATTGCGCGAGCTCTATCGGTATTCCGACAACCTGCCTAAGAACCTGAGCCTTGCGGATTTCAAGCGGATCGTCGACGGCGAAGCTAAAACCGGCAAATGCCCGCCACAGGTCCTCGCGGCCGCTCAATACTTCCTCGACCACCCGGATGAATGGAAGCACTTGTACGGTGGCTCGATAGACAAGGTCCACAAAGAGGACTTCCTGCAGGTTGCTTCATCATCGATGAATCTCACGCAAGCCGAGCTCGATACGCTCAATACGATCAGCAAGAACCAAAACGCTTTCTTCGGGAAGGGTGATCTGACCCGGGAGAAGCTGGCGAGCATGGTGGATGATAAGAGCCTCGCGCCCGAGGTGCGAAAGGCGGCCTCCCAGCTGCTCTCCGATCCTGTGTTGTTCGGGTTGATGAACAACGCGATTACGGGCTACAAAACCCACCATAAGTTCTTCGACTTCGGCGGCGGCCATACGGTCGATTCCGGCAACATCAGCAACACCGACTTCAACCAGTTCTTCAACAACATGTCGGGTGCGAACCGCACCGTTCACCAAGTGAAGACGCATGCCGTCCGAACGCCTGCCGAGCAGGACGCGGTCGCGGACATGACGATGGGCGTCGCAGACCAGCCCGACATCAAGTCTCCCAAAAAGAACGGTGGCGCCTTCATGCACGCACTTAATGATGTGCTCAAAGTTGGCTCTAAGGTATTCGACTGGGCCGCGACAGCAGTCGGTGTACTTGGCTTCATTCCAGGCTTGGGTGAATTGGCCGATCTGGCGTCAATGGTCCTCGAAGCCGAGGCGCAAGCTGCAAATCTTCTTCACACTGCCATCAGTGGCGGCAACATAAAGCAAGCGCTGGAAGAAGCCGGGCTGAGCCTTGCGGCACAGGCGGTGGGCTGCATCGCCGGACCTGAGGTCAAATTAGCAATGCGAGAAGGCTTGGTGAAGCAGGCAATTCAAGAAGCCGCGACGGCCGGCATCAACCTGCCGGTTTCGGTGGCCCAGTCCTACGCGGAGGATTATCTGAATAACCTGAAGGCTCGCATCGAAACCGAGCGCTTGCAAGCTGCAGGCGCTAACGCCTAG
- a CDS encoding nodulation protein NopA, with protein MSNKVGASHTSTAGGAAGTATAAAGSAAAEAAGEAAFQRQIAALTLTSTKAAERDVELRVVSTELSTVKKAADERVQ; from the coding sequence ATGTCTAACAAAGTTGGTGCGTCTCATACCTCGACTGCGGGTGGGGCGGCCGGCACCGCTACTGCTGCAGCCGGTTCTGCGGCTGCTGAAGCTGCTGGAGAGGCGGCATTCCAACGGCAAATCGCCGCTCTGACTTTGACCAGCACAAAGGCTGCTGAGAGGGATGTGGAACTTCGCGTCGTCTCGACCGAGCTCTCGACCGTCAAGAAAGCGGCCGATGAGCGGGTGCAGTAA
- a CDS encoding tetratricopeptide repeat protein, which yields MVGPDKVQHFTSTQPPIVSEAGAIELISGPERDLLCVLSYVYLACGQSAKSLALLRLVAHEQSQDIGLLRILAYALISEHRGDEALSVLDRLDKLDDEPSSCPPLMLMRSHALRHAGRMTEAQAVFKRYVLLRGSTAAIKQQ from the coding sequence ATGGTCGGGCCGGACAAAGTGCAACATTTCACATCCACACAGCCGCCGATCGTTTCCGAAGCCGGCGCTATCGAGCTGATCTCCGGGCCGGAGCGAGATTTGCTCTGCGTGCTTTCTTATGTCTACCTTGCGTGCGGACAAAGCGCCAAGAGCCTGGCTCTGTTGCGGCTGGTCGCTCACGAACAGTCTCAAGACATCGGCTTGCTCCGCATCCTGGCCTACGCTCTCATCTCGGAGCATCGCGGTGACGAAGCACTGTCGGTATTGGACAGGCTTGACAAACTGGATGACGAGCCGTCTTCGTGCCCGCCTTTGATGCTGATGCGCAGCCACGCCCTGCGTCACGCTGGCCGCATGACCGAAGCGCAAGCCGTCTTCAAACGCTATGTTTTGTTGCGGGGCAGCACAGCTGCAATCAAACAACAATAA
- the sctV gene encoding type III secretion system export apparatus subunit SctV — MANLLRNLITRAPAHPDLMVALMLLLAIGMMIMPIPIVVIDMLIGFNLGFAILLLMVALYLNTPLDFSSLPGVILISTVFRLALTVATTRLILAEGDAGSIIHTFGDFVISGNIAVGIVIFLIVTMVQFMVLAKGAERVAEVSARFTLDALPGKQMAIDAELRNGHIDQHEARSRRGALERESQLHGAMDGAMKFVKGDAIAGLIVICINMLGGITIGSLSKGMSLEEAMHHYTILTIGDALISQIPALLLSITAATIVTRVNGPSRLNLGADIVNQLTASTHALRLASCVLLVMGFVPGFPLPPFVILAALFSAASFLKVGVQEGKTAPKAGAGPTGSAPASAQGQKQTVPAEALPITLLLAPSLMQAIDVGELEQCVARLSALVSADLGITIPRIPAQSAQHLPQSQFRVDVEGVPVEEGAIDPTQLLLNDDVANIELSGIPFWQDPDTNRIWIEQGHAPALKAAGIGHHRPSEIIALRVQSTLTRYAQRLVGIQETRQLLSRMEQEYADLVKEVLRTTPIPRIADVLRRLLDEGIPIRNTRLVLEALAEWSEREQNAVLLTEYVRSVLKRQICHRYANAHRVVAAFIVERETEDIVRGAVRETAVGPYLVLEDRQSEMLLAQFRQIHSSIARSQNQPVILGSMDIRRFVRGFLTRNGIDLPVLSYQDLASDFTVQPIGSVKLAPGKDKTPTGGHRDLLPAAG, encoded by the coding sequence ATGGCCAACCTTCTACGAAATCTCATCACGCGCGCGCCGGCTCACCCGGATTTGATGGTCGCGTTGATGCTTCTTCTGGCGATCGGAATGATGATCATGCCGATCCCGATCGTTGTGATCGATATGCTGATCGGCTTCAATCTGGGGTTTGCCATATTGCTGTTGATGGTAGCCCTGTATCTCAATACGCCGCTCGACTTTTCGTCCCTGCCGGGCGTCATCCTGATCTCCACCGTCTTTCGTCTCGCTCTTACCGTTGCAACGACGCGACTGATCCTAGCCGAGGGCGATGCCGGCAGCATCATTCATACGTTCGGCGATTTCGTCATATCCGGCAATATCGCCGTCGGCATTGTCATATTCCTGATCGTGACCATGGTGCAGTTCATGGTTCTCGCCAAGGGCGCCGAACGGGTGGCGGAGGTATCGGCGCGCTTCACGCTCGATGCGCTGCCGGGCAAGCAGATGGCGATCGACGCGGAGCTGCGCAACGGCCATATCGATCAGCACGAAGCCCGCAGCCGGCGCGGCGCGCTGGAGCGAGAAAGCCAACTGCACGGCGCGATGGACGGCGCTATGAAATTCGTGAAGGGCGATGCCATAGCCGGACTAATAGTCATCTGCATCAACATGCTGGGTGGCATCACGATCGGATCGCTCTCCAAGGGCATGTCCCTCGAGGAGGCGATGCATCATTACACCATCCTGACGATCGGTGATGCGCTCATTTCGCAGATTCCGGCCCTGCTGCTGTCAATTACAGCCGCAACCATTGTCACTCGGGTCAACGGTCCTTCCAGACTCAATCTCGGCGCCGATATCGTCAACCAACTTACGGCCAGCACACACGCGCTACGCTTGGCCTCCTGTGTCTTGCTTGTGATGGGGTTCGTTCCTGGCTTCCCTTTGCCGCCCTTTGTCATACTGGCCGCGCTGTTCTCCGCCGCCAGCTTTCTCAAGGTTGGCGTGCAAGAGGGCAAGACCGCTCCCAAGGCCGGCGCCGGTCCCACCGGTTCGGCTCCCGCTTCTGCACAAGGTCAGAAGCAAACCGTGCCCGCGGAGGCACTTCCGATTACGCTGTTGCTAGCGCCAAGCCTGATGCAGGCAATCGACGTAGGGGAACTCGAGCAGTGCGTCGCACGGCTTTCGGCACTGGTTTCAGCTGATCTTGGCATCACAATTCCACGCATTCCCGCCCAAAGCGCACAGCACCTGCCCCAATCGCAATTCCGGGTGGATGTCGAAGGAGTGCCGGTGGAAGAGGGCGCCATTGACCCGACACAACTCTTACTTAACGACGACGTGGCGAACATTGAACTGAGCGGGATCCCCTTTTGGCAGGACCCAGACACGAATCGGATCTGGATCGAACAAGGACATGCGCCTGCTCTCAAAGCTGCCGGAATAGGGCACCACCGTCCGAGCGAAATCATCGCCTTGCGCGTCCAGTCGACGTTGACACGCTATGCACAGCGCCTGGTGGGCATTCAGGAAACGCGTCAGTTGCTTAGCCGGATGGAGCAGGAATATGCTGATCTGGTGAAGGAGGTGCTGCGCACGACACCGATCCCTCGCATCGCGGATGTGCTACGTCGCTTGCTGGACGAGGGCATCCCGATCCGGAACACCCGTTTGGTTCTGGAGGCGCTCGCAGAATGGAGCGAACGGGAGCAAAATGCCGTACTGCTCACCGAATATGTGCGCTCCGTTCTGAAGCGGCAGATCTGTCACCGCTATGCCAACGCCCATCGTGTTGTGGCGGCCTTTATCGTCGAGCGTGAGACCGAGGATATCGTGCGAGGTGCGGTGCGCGAGACCGCTGTCGGTCCCTACCTCGTTTTGGAGGATCGGCAAAGCGAGATGCTGCTTGCACAATTTCGCCAGATCCATTCGAGCATCGCGCGCAGTCAGAACCAGCCAGTTATCCTGGGCTCGATGGATATCCGGCGCTTCGTCCGCGGCTTTCTCACCCGCAATGGAATAGACCTACCTGTTCTCTCGTATCAGGATCTCGCCTCGGACTTCACCGTCCAGCCGATTGGCTCCGTCAAACTTGCGCCTGGCAAGGACAAGACTCCTACAGGCGGGCATCGTGACCTCCTCCCTGCGGCCGGCTGA